In one window of Massilibacterium senegalense DNA:
- a CDS encoding YaaL family protein, producing the protein MLFSRRKKLRRESDEKLLRMIETYKEQRKVQEKMYHQAIVESSTELLYDLKLTESKYFFLLKEAKIRNISMK; encoded by the coding sequence ATGTTATTTTCTAGGCGAAAGAAACTACGACGTGAAAGTGATGAAAAGCTTTTACGAATGATTGAAACATATAAAGAACAACGGAAAGTTCAAGAAAAAATGTACCATCAAGCTATCGTAGAGTCATCAACGGAATTATTATATGACCTAAAATTAACAGAATCGAAATACTTCTTTTTATTAAAAGAAGCAAAAATTCGGAATATCTCGATGAAATAA
- a CDS encoding pro-sigmaK processing inhibitor BofA family protein has translation MKFLFLILFLLFCSFLFNVILSFSITKAILSIFLLLIVNLIGSHFQMMIPLNLFTFGVAMFLRIPGIIMLVIFYTFFFVSVTAG, from the coding sequence ATGAAATTTCTTTTTCTCATACTGTTTTTGTTGTTTTGTAGTTTCTTGTTTAACGTCATCCTTTCCTTTTCTATTACAAAAGCCATTTTGTCCATTTTTTTATTATTGATTGTAAATCTAATCGGTAGCCATTTTCAAATGATGATTCCTTTAAATTTATTTACGTTTGGTGTTGCAATGTTTTTACGTATTCCAGGAATCATTATGTTAGTTATTTTTTATACGTTTTTCTTTGTTTCAGTCACAGCAGGATAA